DNA from Leptospira saintgironsiae:
CTTCCTAAAATGGCAAATCTTCCCATCTATATTGATATAGGTGAGATCCGTATTTCTTCCAAATACCAAGATGGTCTAAACAATCTTTCTCAGATCAGAACTGTTGCAGCTGCAAAAGCTTTCTGGGATAACGTTGCTCCTAACAGAGAAGTGTATTGCACCCAACCTTATACATTGAATGCAAATACCTGCCGTTCCCTAAACGGTGAATTCAAAATGATCCAATTCTTAAATGGAGAGGGAGCAGAATTCCCTTCTAATGATCCTACATCGGGAACCAATACCGGGCTCGCAAGCCAGTATTATTATACAGGAACTTATATCCGTTCTTTGGTTACTGGTTGGGGAAATTCACCAGGAGTAGACCTAACAAAGGTAACTTTCTTTGATAACTATGGTGTTTATGGATTTAATATAGTTCCAAGACTTGCTTATCCTGCAGGAACTACTGACAAATCAGGTTATCCATTAGTATTCCCTCTTCTATATTCGGTTCAACCTGGAGAAGCGGATATGGATTTTAAACCTGGATACGAGCCTTATATTTTTGAAGTAAGAATGAACCTTAAAGAAAACTTAATGGTTCACTCAATCAAAGCTGCTGACGGAAGTACCGCTGCTACTTTAATCTCTATCAG
Protein-coding regions in this window:
- a CDS encoding LIC11270 family surface protein; translated protein: MISKANRILCLFSFLLAFFSDCKVGHWEGNATDNPVVSTLFNNRMLLLMKGTYATDSPLEFSEYNNGTGNVYEDASGDPTFNLGALPKMANLPIYIDIGEIRISSKYQDGLNNLSQIRTVAAAKAFWDNVAPNREVYCTQPYTLNANTCRSLNGEFKMIQFLNGEGAEFPSNDPTSGTNTGLASQYYYTGTYIRSLVTGWGNSPGVDLTKVTFFDNYGVYGFNIVPRLAYPAGTTDKSGYPLVFPLLYSVQPGEADMDFKPGYEPYIFEVRMNLKENLMVHSIKAADGSTAATLISISDWKVNHSGQTDMGGGILSRSRTIYPSGASSLAITGGSGNLTHYFAVFRENETNVLSKLPLAATPARNGTVKIKYINSGTHKLYCLADTGNLDGFPDTIVGTPLTFSVPENGNMSTMSLSYSCP